The following coding sequences lie in one Halogeometricum rufum genomic window:
- a CDS encoding mechanosensitive ion channel family protein: MSVGAVALQQSADSGLYEAVGEFLAGFGIPAGVAELLGRIVAFAAAFAAVYLLGRGLAFPLADRVMNSRDLEAHAQKPLRRLLGIVVVFVAVTVAFGAAGLPNFLQSLATIAAAATLAIGFAMQDVLQNFVAGVFIYTDKPFRIGDWIEWDGNSGVVEDISFRVSRVRTFDNELLTVPNSQLTDGVIKNPVAKDTLRLQVPFGIGYDADIDAATEVIVEEAQSDPEIVDDPAPTVRLTELGDSSVVLTSRFWISNPSRADFVKTKAEYIKRVKQRFDELGIDIPYPNRTLGGELTVAGLQEVSGSLDD, translated from the coding sequence ATGAGTGTCGGTGCTGTAGCCCTCCAACAGAGCGCCGACTCCGGCCTGTACGAGGCCGTCGGCGAGTTCCTCGCGGGGTTCGGCATTCCGGCGGGCGTCGCCGAACTCCTCGGCCGAATCGTCGCGTTCGCCGCCGCGTTCGCCGCCGTCTACCTGCTCGGTCGGGGGCTCGCCTTCCCACTCGCCGACCGGGTGATGAACTCGCGCGACCTCGAAGCGCACGCACAGAAACCGCTCCGTCGCCTCCTCGGAATCGTCGTCGTCTTCGTCGCCGTCACCGTCGCGTTCGGCGCCGCGGGGCTTCCGAACTTCCTGCAGTCGCTGGCGACCATCGCGGCGGCGGCGACGCTCGCCATCGGCTTCGCGATGCAGGACGTGCTCCAGAACTTCGTCGCCGGCGTCTTCATCTACACGGACAAGCCGTTCCGCATCGGCGACTGGATCGAGTGGGACGGCAACTCGGGCGTCGTCGAGGACATCAGTTTCCGCGTCTCGCGCGTCCGCACGTTCGACAACGAACTGCTCACCGTGCCGAACTCCCAACTCACCGACGGCGTCATCAAGAACCCCGTCGCCAAGGACACGCTCCGCCTGCAGGTGCCGTTCGGCATCGGCTACGACGCCGACATCGACGCCGCGACGGAGGTCATCGTCGAGGAGGCGCAGTCGGACCCGGAGATTGTGGACGACCCCGCTCCGACGGTCCGTCTGACCGAACTGGGCGACTCCTCGGTCGTCCTCACCTCGCGGTTCTGGATATCCAACCCCAGTCGCGCCGACTTCGTGAAGACGAAGGCCGAGTACATCAAGCGAGTCAAACAGCGGTTCGACGAACTGGGTATCGACATCCCGTACCCGAACCGGACGCTCGGCGGCGAACTCACGGTGGCCGGCCTGCAAGAGGTCTCGGGTTCGCTCGACGACTGA
- a CDS encoding YhbY family RNA-binding protein, translating to MTDHDLRKEAHDLDVTVWVGKSGISAVEEELDDQLKRSDLVKIKFLRSARAGTTVEELTDELAGRVDADVVETRGNTGVVHR from the coding sequence ATGACTGACCACGACCTTCGGAAGGAGGCGCACGACCTCGACGTGACCGTCTGGGTCGGCAAGAGCGGAATCAGCGCCGTCGAAGAGGAGTTGGACGACCAACTGAAGCGCAGCGACCTGGTGAAGATCAAGTTCCTGCGGTCGGCGCGCGCCGGCACCACCGTCGAGGAACTCACCGACGAACTCGCGGGGCGGGTGGACGCCGACGTCGTCGAGACCCGGGGGAACACCGGCGTCGTCCATCGATGA
- a CDS encoding ribonuclease P protein component 4: protein MSIAEERIERLHELAREAATEDEYDRAREYVRLARRLAERNRCGLPKSFQRSTCDACDVYLRPGRNARVRVHRGRVVVRCLECGATERYPFE, encoded by the coding sequence ATGAGCATCGCGGAGGAACGCATCGAGCGCCTGCACGAACTCGCCCGCGAGGCGGCGACCGAGGACGAGTACGACCGCGCTCGCGAGTACGTCCGTCTCGCCCGCCGCCTCGCGGAGCGGAACCGGTGCGGTCTGCCGAAGTCGTTTCAGCGCTCGACCTGCGACGCCTGCGACGTCTACCTCCGACCGGGTCGGAACGCCCGCGTCCGCGTCCACCGGGGGCGCGTCGTCGTCCGCTGTCTGGAGTGCGGCGCGACGGAGCGCTACCCGTTCGAGTGA
- a CDS encoding glycosyltransferase family 4 protein — translation MSLRALNYLELESHLDRSGIGTAADQQRAALERTDVDVVTSPWRGGSLPRAGLSAAAGRGAFADYDVAHCNLIGPGSVAVARHANAEGIPLVLHTHVTREDFAESFRGSSAVGPALGRYLRWFYSQADLVLCPSEYTKSVLESYPVDAPIRPMTNGVDVDALAGHEDLRAEYRERFDLDGMVVFAVGNVFERKGLTTFCEVASDTDYDFAWFGPYDTGPHASKTVKRWVSNPPANVTFTGWIDDIRGAFGAGDVYLFPTKNENQGIAVLEAMACGKAVVLRDIPVFEEFYTHGHDCLKCETRAEFSRALDLLARDPDLRRRLGENARETAAEHSLDRVGERLVAAYEALLDGRVPE, via the coding sequence GTGAGTCTCCGCGCGCTGAACTACCTCGAACTCGAATCGCACCTCGACCGGAGCGGAATCGGGACGGCGGCCGACCAGCAACGCGCGGCGCTCGAACGGACCGACGTGGACGTCGTCACCTCGCCGTGGCGGGGCGGGTCGCTCCCCCGCGCGGGCCTCTCTGCGGCCGCCGGCCGCGGCGCCTTCGCCGACTACGACGTCGCCCACTGCAACCTCATCGGACCGGGGTCCGTGGCCGTCGCCCGCCACGCGAACGCCGAGGGGATTCCGCTGGTCCTCCACACCCACGTCACCCGCGAGGACTTCGCCGAGTCGTTCCGGGGGTCCAGCGCCGTCGGCCCCGCCCTCGGGCGCTACCTCCGGTGGTTCTACTCGCAGGCGGACCTCGTTCTCTGCCCCTCCGAGTACACGAAGTCTGTCCTCGAATCGTACCCCGTCGACGCCCCGATTCGCCCGATGACGAACGGCGTCGACGTCGACGCGTTGGCGGGGCACGAGGACCTGCGGGCGGAGTACCGCGAGCGGTTCGACCTGGACGGCATGGTCGTCTTCGCCGTCGGCAACGTGTTCGAGCGCAAGGGACTCACGACGTTCTGCGAGGTGGCGTCCGACACCGACTACGACTTCGCGTGGTTCGGCCCGTACGACACGGGGCCGCACGCCTCCAAGACGGTGAAGCGGTGGGTGTCGAACCCGCCGGCGAACGTCACCTTCACCGGGTGGATAGACGACATCCGGGGCGCGTTCGGCGCGGGCGACGTCTACCTGTTCCCCACGAAGAACGAGAATCAGGGCATCGCCGTGCTGGAGGCGATGGCGTGCGGGAAGGCCGTCGTCCTGCGGGACATCCCCGTCTTCGAGGAGTTCTACACCCACGGGCACGACTGCCTGAAGTGCGAGACGCGCGCGGAGTTCAGCCGCGCGCTCGACTTGCTCGCGCGGGACCCCGACCTGCGCCGTCGCCTCGGCGAGAACGCGCGCGAGACGGCCGCCGAACACAGTCTGGACCGCGTCGGCGAACGACTCGTCGCGGCGTACGAGGCCCTCCTCGACGGGCGCGTTCCCGAATGA
- a CDS encoding glycosyltransferase — MQSVAAFTDTYLPTVNGVSYTVQTWRDHWRERDGRMDVVYPGTDEYVPDEGEYPVRSVSFPFYDGFRLGVPRVPSRVEDVDVVHAHTPFALGLSGLRLARRRDLPFVASYHTPTGEYADYLTSRDSFERRIESLSERYERWFFGRADAVLCPSRDTRDHLRDEVGVDTEIVVLSNGIDTDRFAPADAGAVEAFRDRYDLPDGPLVGYTGRHGFEKNLSEFVRAAEGLDATVVFGGDGPAREELESLATDLGVEAHFLGFLPREELPAFYSALDAFVFPSPVETQGLVALEANACGTPVVGVDEGALSDTVDDGVTGYHYPLGDVAACRAAVERVLGERETLSASCLDRRDAVSVEHAVDELASLYDRVCSEKGY, encoded by the coding sequence ATGCAGTCGGTCGCGGCGTTCACGGACACGTACCTGCCAACCGTCAACGGCGTCTCCTACACCGTTCAGACGTGGCGCGACCACTGGCGAGAACGCGACGGGCGGATGGACGTGGTGTACCCCGGGACCGACGAGTACGTCCCCGACGAGGGCGAGTACCCCGTCAGGAGCGTCTCGTTCCCGTTCTACGACGGCTTCCGCCTCGGCGTGCCGCGCGTCCCGAGTCGCGTCGAGGACGTGGACGTCGTCCACGCGCACACGCCGTTCGCCCTCGGCCTCTCCGGTCTCCGTCTCGCCCGACGGCGGGACCTCCCGTTCGTCGCCTCCTACCACACGCCGACGGGGGAGTACGCCGACTACCTCACCTCCCGCGACTCCTTCGAACGGCGAATCGAGTCGCTGTCGGAGCGGTACGAGCGCTGGTTCTTCGGCCGCGCCGACGCCGTCCTCTGTCCCAGCAGGGACACCCGCGACCACCTCCGCGACGAGGTGGGCGTCGACACCGAGATTGTCGTCCTCTCGAACGGCATCGACACCGACCGGTTCGCGCCCGCCGACGCCGGGGCCGTCGAGGCGTTCCGTGACCGCTACGACCTGCCGGACGGCCCGCTGGTCGGCTACACCGGCCGGCACGGGTTCGAGAAGAACCTCTCGGAGTTCGTCCGCGCCGCCGAGGGACTGGACGCGACGGTGGTCTTCGGCGGCGACGGTCCGGCGCGCGAGGAGTTGGAGTCGCTGGCGACGGACCTGGGCGTCGAGGCGCACTTCCTCGGGTTCCTCCCGCGGGAGGAACTGCCGGCGTTCTACTCGGCGCTGGACGCCTTCGTGTTCCCGAGTCCCGTCGAGACGCAGGGGCTGGTCGCCCTCGAAGCGAACGCCTGCGGCACTCCGGTCGTCGGCGTGGACGAGGGTGCTCTCTCGGACACCGTCGACGACGGCGTGACGGGCTATCACTACCCGCTGGGCGACGTGGCGGCCTGCCGGGCGGCCGTCGAACGCGTCCTCGGCGAACGCGAGACGCTCTCGGCGTCGTGTCTCGACCGCCGCGACGCGGTGAGCGTCGAACACGCCGTCGACGAACTCGCGTCGCTGTACGACCGCGTGTGTTCTGAGAAAGGGTACTGA
- a CDS encoding DUF2797 domain-containing protein: protein MQFVGYDTAGPGLFLASDGDVEYVSLDPGTDLRYTLGERHCAGVVTDDEHRGCENDAAPHCRDHRSTWVCAKCTGTCLKDEMDCHDPHAVYLAAFAPDVFKVGVTKEWRLETRLREQGADRGAHVRTVADGRIAREIEAGLAAEIPDRVRVRTKRDGLGRAVDEAAWESLLSEFDVLDRFDFDYGLELDARPVAEVIATGTVRGVQGRLLVLDHAGSTYAVDLRDLVGHEVTAEATTRDVQSSLGAWG from the coding sequence GTGCAGTTCGTCGGATACGACACGGCCGGACCGGGACTCTTTCTCGCCAGCGACGGCGACGTGGAGTACGTCTCGCTCGACCCCGGAACGGACCTGCGCTACACGCTGGGCGAACGCCACTGCGCGGGCGTCGTGACCGACGACGAACACCGGGGCTGCGAGAACGACGCCGCGCCGCACTGTCGCGACCACCGCTCCACGTGGGTGTGCGCGAAGTGCACCGGCACCTGTCTCAAAGACGAGATGGACTGTCACGACCCCCACGCCGTCTACCTCGCGGCGTTCGCGCCCGACGTGTTCAAGGTGGGCGTGACGAAGGAGTGGCGACTGGAGACGCGCCTGCGCGAACAGGGGGCCGACCGCGGGGCGCACGTCAGAACGGTCGCCGACGGTCGCATCGCCCGGGAGATAGAGGCCGGACTGGCGGCAGAGATTCCCGACCGGGTCCGCGTCCGGACGAAGCGCGACGGACTCGGCCGCGCCGTCGACGAGGCGGCGTGGGAGTCGTTGCTCTCGGAGTTCGACGTGCTCGACCGGTTCGACTTCGACTACGGACTCGAACTCGACGCCCGGCCCGTCGCGGAGGTCATCGCCACCGGCACCGTCCGCGGCGTGCAGGGTCGGCTCCTCGTCCTCGACCACGCGGGGAGCACGTACGCCGTGGACCTCCGGGACCTGGTGGGCCACGAGGTGACCGCGGAGGCGACGACCAGAGACGTGCAGTCGAGTCTCGGCGCGTGGGGGTGA
- a CDS encoding NAD-dependent epimerase/dehydratase family protein, which produces MQLSEKRVVVTGGAGLVGSHLAQHLRDDNDVVVVDDLSKGTRERVPDGVEFVKADLTDADDVAEAITADVDVVFHFAAYTDTNYADPRKLFEENTEMTYNVLERMDEVGVSNLAFTSSSTVYGEAPRPTPEDYAPLEPISVYGASKLADEGLLSTYAHSKDFTVWLFRFANIVGPKQRGNVVPDFIEKLLEDPDTLTILGDGRQEKSYLHVEDCVRAISHVVENAEQSMNTYNLGTRTTTSVTTIADIVADVMDVDPEYEFTGGDRGWEGDVPRMRLSIEKLSALGWEPDASSDDAVRRAARELAAELRAEYGVEA; this is translated from the coding sequence ATGCAACTCTCCGAGAAGCGAGTCGTCGTCACCGGTGGCGCGGGACTCGTCGGCTCTCATCTCGCACAGCACCTCCGCGACGACAACGACGTGGTCGTCGTCGACGACCTCTCGAAGGGGACGCGCGAACGCGTCCCGGACGGCGTCGAGTTCGTGAAGGCCGACCTGACCGACGCCGACGACGTGGCCGAGGCCATCACCGCGGACGTCGACGTGGTGTTCCACTTCGCCGCCTACACGGACACGAACTACGCCGACCCCCGCAAACTGTTCGAGGAGAACACGGAGATGACGTACAACGTCCTCGAACGCATGGACGAGGTGGGCGTCTCGAACCTCGCGTTCACGTCCTCGTCGACGGTGTACGGGGAGGCCCCGCGTCCGACGCCGGAGGACTACGCCCCCCTCGAACCCATCAGCGTCTACGGCGCGTCGAAACTGGCCGACGAGGGACTGCTCTCCACGTACGCCCACTCGAAGGATTTCACCGTCTGGCTGTTCCGCTTCGCCAACATCGTCGGCCCGAAACAGCGAGGCAACGTCGTCCCCGACTTCATCGAGAAACTGCTGGAGGACCCCGACACGCTCACCATCCTCGGCGACGGCCGACAGGAGAAGTCCTACCTCCACGTCGAGGACTGCGTGCGCGCCATCTCGCACGTCGTCGAGAACGCCGAGCAGTCGATGAACACGTACAACCTCGGCACGCGGACCACCACCTCCGTCACCACCATCGCGGACATCGTCGCGGACGTGATGGACGTCGACCCCGAGTACGAGTTCACCGGCGGCGACCGCGGGTGGGAGGGCGACGTGCCGCGGATGCGCCTCTCCATCGAGAAACTGTCCGCCCTCGGGTGGGAACCGGACGCCTCCAGCGACGACGCCGTGCGCCGCGCCGCGCGCGAACTCGCCGCGGAACTGCGCGCCGAGTACGGCGTCGAAGCCTGA
- a CDS encoding SDR family NAD(P)-dependent oxidoreductase, with amino-acid sequence MVSTCPDPPRLDGRTMVVTGGTDGIGYETARRLVARGARVLVTGRDPAKGGRAVADLQSEATGDGDAALYTADFASQRDVRDLAARVDDDVDRLDAFVSNAGAWFSDPELTEDGVEATFAVNHLAPFLLVNRLADRLRETAAETGEARVVVVSSELHRNGRMDFRKLRSVHDVTGSAAYARSKLANVLFTFEAADRLRGTGVTANCLHPGAVPGTSLSREYGGAVRAAVSVLDALPESLTSRFVRTPAEASDTPVYLASSPEVEGVTGEYFADCAVERPAAAARDERTRRRLWDVSADLTGLGEEAIPPNSTRGENPSQ; translated from the coding sequence ATGGTCTCGACGTGCCCGGACCCGCCGCGACTCGACGGGCGGACGATGGTCGTCACCGGCGGGACCGACGGCATCGGCTACGAGACGGCCCGCCGACTCGTCGCCCGCGGCGCGCGCGTCCTCGTGACCGGTCGTGACCCCGCGAAGGGGGGCAGGGCCGTCGCCGACCTGCAGAGCGAGGCGACCGGCGACGGCGACGCCGCCCTCTACACCGCCGACTTCGCCTCGCAACGCGACGTTCGCGACCTGGCGGCGCGCGTCGACGACGACGTGGACCGCCTCGACGCGTTCGTCAGCAACGCGGGCGCGTGGTTCTCCGACCCCGAACTCACCGAGGACGGCGTCGAGGCGACGTTCGCGGTGAACCACCTCGCGCCGTTCCTCCTCGTGAACCGCCTCGCCGACCGCCTCCGCGAGACGGCGGCGGAGACGGGAGAGGCGCGCGTCGTCGTCGTCTCCTCGGAACTGCACCGCAACGGCCGGATGGACTTCCGGAAACTCCGCTCGGTCCACGACGTGACGGGCTCCGCCGCGTACGCCCGGTCGAAACTGGCGAACGTCCTGTTCACGTTCGAGGCGGCCGACCGACTCCGGGGGACGGGCGTCACCGCCAACTGCCTCCACCCCGGCGCGGTGCCCGGAACGTCGCTCTCGCGGGAGTACGGCGGCGCCGTGCGCGCGGCCGTCTCCGTCCTCGACGCCCTCCCCGAGTCGCTCACGTCGCGGTTCGTCCGGACGCCCGCCGAGGCGTCCGACACCCCGGTCTACCTCGCCTCCTCCCCCGAAGTCGAGGGCGTCACCGGCGAGTACTTCGCCGACTGCGCGGTCGAACGGCCCGCGGCGGCGGCGCGCGACGAGCGAACCCGCCGGCGACTGTGGGACGTGAGCGCGGACCTGACCGGACTGGGCGAGGAGGCCATCCCGCCGAACTCGACGCGCGGTGAAAACCCCTCGCAGTGA
- a CDS encoding tRNA (cytidine(56)-2'-O)-methyltransferase yields the protein MQAEPEVAVLRYGHRPGRDDRMTTHVGLTARALGADRVVFPGNAGQSAETVEDITGRFGGPFAVEMTDALDAFIRDWEGVVVHLTMYGERVQDVEDDVRAAHETDPILVVVGGEKVPFEVYEAADYNVGVTNQPHSEVAGLAVFLDRLFEGRELEREWADADRRVIPKATGKRVVDPDAADGE from the coding sequence ATGCAAGCAGAACCCGAAGTCGCCGTCCTGCGGTACGGCCACCGGCCGGGGCGGGACGACCGGATGACGACGCACGTCGGCCTGACGGCCCGCGCCCTCGGCGCGGACCGCGTCGTCTTCCCCGGCAACGCCGGGCAGTCCGCGGAGACGGTCGAGGACATCACCGGTCGGTTCGGCGGCCCGTTCGCCGTCGAGATGACCGACGCACTCGACGCGTTCATCCGCGACTGGGAGGGGGTCGTCGTCCACCTGACGATGTACGGCGAACGCGTGCAGGACGTCGAAGACGACGTGCGCGCGGCCCACGAGACGGACCCGATTCTCGTCGTCGTCGGCGGCGAGAAGGTGCCGTTCGAGGTGTACGAGGCGGCCGACTACAACGTCGGCGTGACGAACCAACCCCATTCCGAAGTCGCGGGCCTCGCGGTGTTTCTGGACCGCCTGTTCGAGGGCCGAGAACTCGAACGGGAGTGGGCGGACGCCGACCGGCGGGTGATTCCGAAGGCGACGGGAAAGCGGGTGGTCGACCCCGACGCGGCCGACGGCGAGTAG
- a CDS encoding transcription factor, with protein MAFEGLLNDPVIQKYLHELVGPTGMPVAAAPPDGEVTDEELAEELGLELNDVRRALFILYENDLASYRRVRDEDSGWLTYLWTFHYENIPENLEEEMYRLLDALEERLEYERTHEFYLSEPAGIRFEFSEAMELGFQCPETGAPLEPMENDDMVDAMERRIEELRDELNVEAKAN; from the coding sequence ATGGCTTTTGAAGGGCTGCTGAACGACCCTGTCATCCAGAAGTACCTCCACGAGTTGGTTGGACCGACGGGGATGCCGGTCGCGGCCGCGCCGCCCGACGGCGAGGTCACAGACGAGGAGTTGGCCGAGGAGTTGGGCCTCGAACTGAACGACGTCCGTCGAGCGCTCTTCATCCTCTACGAGAACGACCTCGCGTCGTACCGCCGCGTGCGCGACGAGGACTCGGGGTGGCTCACCTACCTGTGGACGTTCCACTACGAGAACATCCCCGAGAACCTCGAAGAGGAGATGTACCGCCTCCTCGACGCCCTCGAGGAGCGGTTGGAGTACGAGCGGACCCACGAGTTCTACCTCTCGGAACCCGCGGGTATCCGCTTCGAGTTCTCCGAGGCGATGGAACTCGGCTTCCAGTGTCCCGAGACCGGCGCTCCCCTCGAACCGATGGAGAACGACGACATGGTCGACGCCATGGAGCGACGCATCGAGGAACTGCGGGACGAACTGAACGTCGAGGCGAAGGCCAACTGA
- a CDS encoding DUF2110 family protein, with amino-acid sequence MVVLATKCYVEGDARTRALDSLDSLIRNDVGELDVSWDIGVRDDDFVSVTVTGDDATAARNLLGDEWGEVTPHLQEGETYVGTLDEWDDDGFVLDVGFHDYVRIEADELGLGTGTPTQIRDRFGIVQHTPLSFVYSEDGSRLADETRDRLYGWTREEGAGRVNVNSATRGEVRATVNRAGHAEDIVTVERLGLLEQSIVCPEGTDPPGLLASIGKYLRAELKCVLT; translated from the coding sequence ATGGTCGTCCTCGCAACGAAATGTTACGTCGAAGGCGACGCGCGGACGCGTGCCCTCGACAGTCTGGACTCGCTCATCCGCAACGACGTGGGCGAGTTGGACGTCTCGTGGGACATCGGCGTCCGCGACGACGACTTCGTCTCCGTCACCGTGACGGGCGACGACGCCACCGCCGCGCGCAACCTCCTCGGCGACGAGTGGGGCGAGGTGACGCCGCACCTGCAGGAGGGCGAGACGTACGTCGGCACCCTCGACGAGTGGGACGACGACGGCTTCGTCCTCGACGTGGGCTTTCACGACTACGTGCGCATCGAGGCGGACGAACTCGGCCTCGGCACCGGGACGCCGACGCAGATTCGCGACCGCTTCGGCATCGTCCAGCACACGCCGCTCTCGTTCGTCTACAGCGAGGACGGGTCGCGACTGGCCGACGAGACGCGCGACAGACTGTACGGCTGGACCCGCGAGGAAGGTGCGGGCCGCGTCAACGTCAACAGCGCGACGCGCGGGGAGGTCCGCGCGACGGTCAACCGCGCCGGGCACGCCGAGGACATCGTCACCGTCGAACGCCTCGGCCTCCTCGAACAGAGCATCGTCTGTCCCGAGGGGACGGACCCGCCGGGCCTCCTCGCCAGCATCGGGAAGTACCTCCGCGCGGAACTCAAGTGCGTCCTGACCTGA
- a CDS encoding DUF5803 family protein: MNRRLLLAVAAFALLAVTAGCLGFGTGDVSTERVDAEPPGDGYAWASNATVHIEIRENTQFAAVYELNQTEIQLFRRDGFGGRNPLSVQAVRYRYPNGTVITGSEMRSRGAEIRQNRDVTTVVLPGDAPDGGGGELAFTSGGSPKRFSLPTYVDGSYEILLPPDRSIDAPIIGQARPGGYEKSTVDGQVLLRWTAEEMSADTVSVQFYLERDLYIFGGVFALFAVIGLGGLLYYRQQIEALKDQREEMGLDVDTDDDEFDDGPPPGMR, encoded by the coding sequence ATGAATCGACGACTGCTCCTCGCCGTCGCGGCGTTCGCCCTCCTCGCGGTGACCGCCGGGTGTCTCGGCTTCGGCACGGGCGACGTCTCCACCGAACGCGTCGACGCCGAACCGCCGGGTGACGGCTACGCGTGGGCGTCGAACGCGACGGTCCACATCGAGATTCGGGAGAACACGCAGTTCGCCGCCGTCTACGAACTGAACCAGACGGAGATTCAACTGTTCCGTCGCGACGGCTTCGGCGGGCGTAACCCCCTGTCCGTGCAGGCGGTGCGCTACCGCTACCCCAACGGCACCGTCATCACCGGGAGCGAGATGCGTAGCCGCGGCGCCGAGATACGGCAGAACCGCGACGTGACAACCGTCGTCCTGCCCGGCGACGCGCCCGACGGCGGGGGCGGCGAACTCGCCTTCACCAGCGGTGGGTCGCCCAAGCGGTTCTCGCTGCCGACGTACGTCGACGGCTCCTACGAGATCCTGCTCCCGCCGGACCGCAGCATCGACGCGCCCATCATCGGACAGGCGCGACCCGGCGGCTACGAGAAGTCCACCGTCGACGGGCAGGTCCTGCTCAGGTGGACCGCCGAGGAGATGAGCGCGGACACCGTCTCCGTGCAGTTCTACCTCGAACGCGACCTGTACATCTTCGGCGGCGTGTTCGCCCTGTTCGCGGTCATCGGTCTCGGCGGACTGCTCTACTACCGCCAGCAGATAGAGGCGCTGAAGGACCAGCGTGAGGAGATGGGCCTCGACGTCGACACCGACGACGACGAGTTCGACGACGGCCCGCCGCCGGGGATGCGCTGA
- a CDS encoding glycerophosphodiester phosphodiesterase, with the protein MSQDRQELGRRSFVAGTGAVIGASAFGGVAGATERNTSSSRGEADVQESSASERSEGGAPDPTIIAHRGFAGQYPENTVGAVGRATWGDGADMVEIDIVPSSDGTVVVFHDSKLSSRDGGERGLTDLDGYVWEHPWEELRETEVLQSGETIPSLQQVFDALPDSAGVNIEFKNPGTTDVYFAEKLNEETLAQQKEVWRPMAESALEIADDAANDVLVSSFHEAALAVVRDIDPDVPIAFLFWDSIETGLEITREYDCEAIHPPYNMIQGTPFFGDEYYLSGPFADVDLVAVAHEEGRTVNTWTVGTWYQAERLAEAGVDGLIADHPNLLWTADDEADWGGDDDSGTETETETETETETETETGTETATATSTETATPTETANGTSTGTDDGD; encoded by the coding sequence ATGTCACAAGACAGACAGGAGCTCGGTCGGCGGTCGTTCGTGGCAGGCACAGGCGCGGTCATCGGCGCGTCGGCGTTCGGCGGCGTCGCGGGCGCGACCGAAAGGAATACCTCGTCGTCACGGGGCGAGGCAGACGTGCAGGAGAGTTCAGCGAGCGAGCGTTCGGAAGGCGGTGCGCCGGACCCGACGATAATCGCCCACCGCGGGTTCGCGGGGCAGTATCCCGAGAACACCGTCGGCGCGGTGGGACGGGCGACGTGGGGCGACGGCGCCGACATGGTCGAGATAGACATCGTCCCGTCGTCGGACGGGACGGTGGTCGTCTTCCACGACTCGAAACTCAGCAGTCGCGACGGCGGCGAACGCGGACTCACGGACCTCGACGGATACGTCTGGGAACACCCGTGGGAGGAACTGCGGGAGACGGAAGTGCTCCAGAGTGGCGAGACGATTCCGAGTCTCCAGCAGGTGTTCGACGCGCTTCCCGATTCGGCGGGCGTCAACATCGAGTTCAAGAACCCCGGAACGACGGACGTCTACTTCGCGGAGAAACTCAACGAGGAGACACTCGCCCAGCAGAAGGAGGTGTGGCGGCCGATGGCCGAGTCGGCGCTCGAAATAGCCGACGACGCGGCGAACGACGTCCTCGTCTCGTCGTTCCACGAGGCGGCCCTCGCCGTCGTCCGCGACATCGACCCCGACGTTCCCATCGCCTTCCTGTTCTGGGACTCCATCGAGACGGGACTGGAGATAACGCGGGAGTACGACTGCGAGGCGATTCACCCGCCGTACAACATGATTCAGGGGACGCCGTTCTTCGGCGACGAGTACTACCTCTCGGGCCCGTTCGCGGACGTGGACCTCGTCGCCGTCGCCCACGAGGAGGGTCGGACGGTGAACACGTGGACGGTCGGCACGTGGTATCAGGCCGAACGCCTCGCCGAGGCGGGCGTCGACGGCCTCATCGCCGACCACCCGAACCTGCTGTGGACGGCCGACGACGAGGCCGACTGGGGCGGCGACGACGACTCCGGGACGGAGACGGAAACCGAGACGGAGACGGAAACCGAGACGGAGACGGAAACCGGGACGGAGACGGCGACGGCGACGAGCACGGAGACTGCCACCCCGACGGAGACGGCGAACGGGACGAGTACCGGAACCGACGACGGAGACTGA